The following are from one region of the Clostridiales bacterium genome:
- a CDS encoding sugar phosphate isomerase/epimerase → MKVSLFTLVFRDRSIDESIRLAKEIGYDGVELWGREPHISAGTTKERAREIRRMLDEYGLKIPSIGSYIGGFSTMSDEECKKTYEDLKKYLNIMGVLKCNLIRVGCGGPNAFLAQNYHYEKASYWIDKCADLAAQYKCRIAMEIHNGSLIETVEAADSFIKKVKRDNVGFILDPGNMYITGTDYGAKSVDILGNKIFHVHVKDELRVKDDSMPGTFHDRTKDGDEIFQQKMLGEGAVDHLPLFKALIKSGYNGFLSNECHAAVPDIERAKHDLIEIKNQLKIAGKDAEADKHA, encoded by the coding sequence ATGAAAGTATCGCTATTTACACTAGTCTTTAGAGATAGGAGCATTGATGAATCAATAAGACTTGCCAAAGAAATAGGTTATGATGGAGTTGAATTGTGGGGGAGGGAACCGCATATCTCTGCTGGGACAACAAAAGAAAGAGCAAGGGAAATAAGGCGTATGCTCGATGAATATGGACTTAAGATTCCGTCCATAGGTTCGTATATTGGAGGTTTTTCTACAATGTCTGACGAAGAATGTAAAAAAACATATGAAGATCTTAAAAAATATTTGAATATTATGGGAGTGTTGAAATGTAACCTTATAAGGGTGGGTTGCGGAGGCCCTAATGCATTCTTAGCTCAGAACTATCATTATGAAAAAGCATCATACTGGATTGATAAATGTGCTGATCTAGCAGCTCAGTATAAATGTAGAATTGCTATGGAAATACATAACGGTAGCCTAATAGAAACAGTAGAAGCTGCCGACAGTTTTATAAAAAAGGTTAAAAGAGATAATGTTGGTTTTATACTTGATCCAGGTAATATGTATATTACAGGCACTGATTATGGAGCCAAATCAGTAGATATCCTTGGAAACAAGATTTTCCATGTGCATGTAAAGGATGAACTGAGGGTAAAGGACGATAGCATGCCAGGGACATTTCATGACAGAACAAAAGATGGTGATGAAATATTTCAACAAAAAATGCTTGGAGAAGGTGCAGTAGATCACTTACCATTATTTAAAGCATTAATAAAAAGTGGATATAATGGATTTCTGTCCAATGAATGTCATGCTGCTGTACCGGATATTGAAAGAGCAAAGCATGATCTTATAGAGATAAAAAATCAGTTAAAAATTGCCGGGAAGGATGCTGAAGCAGATAAACATGCTTAA
- a CDS encoding AraC family transcriptional regulator, which translates to MLPDNNVLSTEKGEQTKDISDKINSVNLRGNTSVGNIKQATEPFRYLKNLKHIAKSKNIIFFDADAMLNKSIPIKIYEMKGHIQTIPDHTHDYIQLWYVARGEFLHKFNNIEYKMTRGDMFVLPPFAVHKVMPCKGEEVRIIGCEFLPQFINEQFKNLYEDTDFFDFAYLRPFLVSEDKVRLKINLTGDSLLKSEEILEEMLYEYKVKDRYYEMLLKGDLLKLLTIVIREYYKDSKISEEKEILRKYKDAIIDSMLYIHSKYNEKIHLEDACKHSMMSKTYFCYIFKSLTGKTFNEYLSNLRITKAMELLLNTNMSIMEVCFEVGFNDETYFCKTFKKLVGVSPKQYKKLQLVENTVQR; encoded by the coding sequence ATGTTACCTGATAATAATGTTTTATCTACAGAAAAAGGTGAGCAGACGAAGGATATATCAGATAAGATTAATTCAGTAAATCTTAGGGGGAATACTAGTGTAGGAAACATAAAGCAGGCGACTGAACCTTTTAGGTACCTTAAAAATTTAAAGCATATAGCTAAAAGTAAAAATATAATCTTTTTCGATGCAGATGCTATGCTTAATAAATCGATACCCATAAAAATATATGAGATGAAAGGACATATTCAAACAATACCGGATCATACCCATGATTATATACAATTATGGTATGTGGCACGTGGCGAATTTCTGCATAAGTTTAATAATATAGAGTATAAGATGACCAGAGGGGACATGTTTGTACTCCCTCCATTCGCAGTTCATAAAGTGATGCCATGTAAAGGAGAAGAAGTGAGAATTATCGGATGCGAATTTTTACCTCAATTTATAAATGAACAATTCAAAAATTTATATGAGGATACTGATTTTTTTGATTTCGCATATCTTAGACCTTTCTTGGTTTCAGAAGATAAGGTAAGGCTAAAGATAAATCTTACCGGAGATTCTCTATTGAAATCTGAAGAAATACTTGAGGAAATGCTCTATGAGTATAAAGTCAAGGACAGATATTATGAAATGTTGCTTAAAGGTGATTTATTAAAACTTCTTACTATTGTTATCAGAGAGTATTATAAGGATTCGAAAATCAGTGAAGAAAAAGAGATTTTACGAAAATATAAAGATGCGATTATAGATTCTATGTTATATATACACTCGAAATATAATGAAAAAATACATCTTGAGGATGCTTGCAAACATTCTATGATGTCAAAAACCTACTTTTGTTACATATTTAAGTCTCTTACGGGAAAAACATTTAACGAATATCTTAGCAATTTAAGGATAACTAAGGCTATGGAATTATTGTTAAATACAAATATGTCAATAATGGAAGTGTGCTTTGAAGTTGGTTTTAATGATGAAACTTACTTTTGCAAGACATTTAAAAAATTAGTGGGAGTATCACCAAAACAATATAAAAAATTACAACTAGTAGAGAATACTGTCCAAAGGTAG